The Helicoverpa armigera isolate CAAS_96S chromosome 18, ASM3070526v1, whole genome shotgun sequence genome segment TATTGTGGTGAAGCTACCAGTGTGTCAACATCCTTATATCTGCTCGTTTATCAGTACCGTGTTTGTTTCGAGTGCTTAAGCTGATATGGATCGTTAAAATGATTGTTGTTTGCCAGTTATTTTAAGAGTTGTTGATTGATAAATGTGCGTTTGCTGCTATTGGTTATAATAAAAATGGTCCACATTTATTGTCGGACACAGCGGCAATTCTCTCTAAGGGATCCTGCCAGATGAGCAGAACATAGGTCACAAGCGTTCGcgctgacacaggtgcactctctattccctcaCTCCCTTAATCCAATGACAGGCCAATCCCTCACAACCGAAGACGGATCAGGACATTTACGCTCTTtctgatgcacgggtgtatcccCACCAAATTCCAGGCTTCGGGGTGCTTTATGAAAGTTATCAAAATGATGTCAGCCCGACCCGGGTATCGAACCCAACAACCCGCGCAGAGTAATCGCGCTTGTTATAGACTAAAGAGGCAGTCAATTGGCGATAATGGTACATATATACGCACTTAGATACACTAACACTTATTACAGGATGCGGTACGAAGGGAAGTTGAATGACTCGTAcgtaacacattttttaaatcagttcagtagttccggaggCTTtaaggaacaaataaataaaaatcctacattagtatagataaaataacTCGAACATCAGAGTAGATATTACAAAAGAGAGAAGTATAGAGTAACAAGCAAACAAAGTACCTAATGTTCtttcttaattatattactGTAGATAGAGGATCCTAATACTAACAGTATTGATGAATGCTAGTTTGCAGTTATAGTGGCAGTAAACTATTCTAATCATGTCTATGCCTAGCAATGAGAAGAACGGTTTTAGATCGAACTTACACTAAGGAGGCCTATATATAGGTTACAGGAATACTGGCTGGAATCTCAATGAGTTCGGGCTTCGCATTATGGCTCGACAGATATGGAAATTCTGATACTGTCAACCAAAGATATTTAACTTTTGCTAAGAAAAACTCGCCAATTTATGCTCGTGTgtattcaaataacaaaaaaagtatttaggtATGATTAAAAAAGTTGAACATGGGGAATGATAAGATAGCCTAAGTGAAACTGCGAAAAcacataggtataatataagCTACTtcgttatttttgttgtttacaaaaaaatgaccaattaaaataatggcgaatatttacagttaagcaatataaaacacataaagatacgtttaataatattatagtttttacaCAACTTTGTGTAAATATGATAAGAAATAACATAAGTGGCCTACACCGGGGTTGTTGTTACACAAGATACACTATCGAACATTCTACAATACCTACGAACAAACACGTTATctctgattattttattatacctagcATATTAtagtgtttataaaaaatacaacaattactctaaatattatgataattggACCACTATTAATGGCCCACTAATCATCGTATGTTGATACATTGTGAgataaaatgcaattaaaatgttatctgatacTTAAACTTAGAAGTTACATAAACATGGTGATTTTACTGCACTTATCAAATATTTCgtgaacttttaaattaaacgccATTACAtgcgatattttatttatatttttgatattttttagcGATAGGATACAAAAGGGACACTTGAAATTATTGAAGTACTACACAAGTATATAACCCTTACGTATAgcccatataaccatttttgcgaacataacgtaaccgtttcgacacttagtgtcgacactgatctatctcgaaacataatctcgtcgacgttccgtgttagcgccgtcgctgcaactaaaaatggggaagatctcgacacaataaacaagtaacatttggtttctaatttacgtcgccgtgtcgtaacattgttaccatattttaaccagagttcgcactaatcattcaatcattcattcgttcgatcaatttcgttggctcgtgcgtgagtgacacgacgaaataatacaaaatcccaaaatgatggttgaagtatgataatgataatgaagtaaacaaagttttcgttttcattaattaatatggttaataatgctcaaatcttattgggaaaaaaagtttactgtgtaatttctttgaatatgttgatatttccaacgcgccaccgtaatatcatgttttaataattctggcgaaagaaaaactttgttaaaataaaataaaatataaaatgatgcacatcgagtgctcaaAAGCTTccctttaaatacaatatcaaatattttaatcctaatacaaattattttagcaagatttactcataaaattgctaaataatgaactatgaaaaaacatttttgatgtttgttatgaaaaatatgctcgtcgcaactagtcacaaagttacgataatgtgtcgacacgtgtcgacatgttacgataacttgttacaaaattactagatttttaagatggtttctcttaacatttggttacagtgttttccaaagtttttatcaagatgcctttttgcattgttctaaccaaagaaggctcatcagaattaatatcgcttgtaccgagtacttgggttaaagacgaagacgtcttgttttggccgagaaaaagaaaaaacagcgatttggagctcgaaagttgaaactttggcactagggactataccaataagctcctcggtacgaaattccgtactgttttcctgtaaatggcctagaaaagaatatgttttgagttcaataaaatgggtatccgtcaatttgccctaccaacaatgcaacatcatgaaaaaaatattattataataaaaaaaacctacatgtAGTCGTACGAGTACAATATTTTGGggcgtacttatttctttaattcttctgtaaaaagttgaagtccatcgaaatttacgtaaggtttttggttCTTTACTCAtcttaaatttcattaaatggttgataacggcagaaaacatagacagtttgagaataactggctctcgtcatgtttttatatatgcaaGTTAGTGTCAAAGTgttctggaacatcgactacaccatgttactacccaattacaacacaattgtgtcaacattgcacactggttacaaaccaaacgcaaagtttataaaatgtgtggttaccaattaagctgtaaagtatcgacacagcgaccacacaaagttactgaatctagtttccgtcacatttttactgaaccgttacaacacataaaagctaatccctacacagtcacgttgtgtcgtacctgttacgaaactgttgcgacttgttacatctttatcatatctgcgaccaaaaatggcTGTATGGGAGAGGGTATCCCTTCTTGTATATCTAAccctaatgttttttttattaatctgaACGTTACTTAGATAAATATCAGTTAGCgctatcattattataatatttatatcaacaGTGAGAgcaataagtacctacgtttCAAATAGTGAGAGCTACAAGCACGTTTCGATTGTATTGTACTTAATAAAGATTAGAActtataaatttatatttctaaatataattaaactcgAACAATTATTATCAACAATACAGGCGATTGTTAACAATacgaaattatcaaatgacggGATCGTATTGAATACGAAATGTCAACATGAATTTTATTCTATTGTCATTACAATATTCTCATTTAATTCGTATATTTGTAATTTGGTGTACATacaataatgtaaaattaaagtagattttgtattgtttattacGTCTTACTTACAAAACagttagttaaaatattttctatagaaaACTGTTCGTTGAAACTTGATAGTACTATCTCACTTTCACAGTGTGAAAGTGGTCACTGGAAAACTCGTTGCGATAAATTGACAGGTACCTACCTGTTAGCATGGTGTCTAATCTTATCTTTCGAaatgtttgaaatataaataataagtgtacttttaatgaagtattttgaaaacaacATAAGTCTTGTTTTGATTCAAGTTATCGAAAACTTCAGTATCTGcgcagaaaaatatttgaaagcttaaaattatgaaattacatTCAAATTTAAGCAAGCCTGATGGTTTCTCTGTTTGGACAACCACAAATTAACCGACCAAAAAATAATGATCAAGATTTATCATAACTGTGgcaaaaaaaacacacacagtCACACACAGAAGTTCCCACCGACCCACAAAGATCTATTTACTTCTATTTTTTGCATCGTACATAGAATGACTTGCAAATTGTTTCATCCGCATAACGTTGGTCATAATAGTTGAAATATAGTACAATAGCTTGCGAGTAGATCGTCATGCAATTTGTACATTGTGTCGTTTCATAGCAATCTCGATTTGTGTAACCCAAGGTCGTGGGATGAGCGCAAATGCGGTTTTGGGCTTATACACatattgtaggtacatgtaTAGTTGGTTACTTATCAAACAGATTAGCCGCCCGTATTTatttgaatcatcatcatcatcatcagcctatcgcagtccactgctggacaaaggcctctccaagtgcacgccactgagatcgattatTATATCGATTTATTTGAATGTATTAGTAAAACTAATTATTGGTTCTATCTTTCGAAGGAGGACAATTTCAATACAAGATAGGTTAATTAAACAGTAGTTAAATGGTAACAACTATAAATGATCCAACGCTATTGTCCAGAAGACATATCTAAGCCCTTGAACAGAATTTATTAAGATCATAACACATATTTCTGACGATTTATGTCTCCTTTCTACTTTCAGAGACCCCATTCGGTCAGATGCCAGTGTTGGTGATCGACGGCAAGCAGTACGCCCAAAGTTACGCCATCGCGCGGTACTTGGGCCGCAAGTACGGGCTCGTCGGAGAAACCCTCGAGGACTCACTGGAGATCGACCAGAATGTCGACCTCATTGATGACCTCCGTGCCAGTAAGTTCTTACATATAGTTATACAAttttttcccgcagtttcacacGCGTTCCTAGGGAACTAGTTACCTTAAATAAGGTAGCTTTCCATCAGTAAAGGAATTTCCAAAATCAGTGCGGTGGATCCGAATATACCCTACTGCATCACAAACCCAAAACTCACATACTGTAAGCTCTTGAAATTCTGGAGCCCTAGGCAAAACTTCTTCATCACCCTACCCAAGTTTCAATTTACTTAAACATTTGATTTGTTCAACAGAGGCTGCCCTAGTCGACTATGAACCCGATGAGGCggtgaaagaaaagaaatacgCTGAGTACGTTAAGACCATATTCCCAGACCTTTTGGGCAAACTTAACGCTATCATTGTTAAGAACAACGGACACGTAGCACTCGGAAAGGTAATCTACATAGATAATATGTTTTTGCTTACTCCCCATTAGATCCATTTTAAGAGGCCCATGTGCCCATATAGTTTCCCGCGACTTTTTTCAGATCTTCCGAACAATTTATTGGTAAGGCCTTTGTGTCATAGTGGACGTTCTAAAGCCGAGATGCTAGCCTTTGAAATCTTTTGGAAAcgtaaagattttttaatcacCATGATTCTGCAGAGCTCTTTCTCATTAGAATTGCTGCTGACGTTTTATGATACTAATATAATGTCCTTTCTTCCCTTATAGTTGACATGGGGAGACTTCGTGTTCGCTGGTATGCTGGACTACCTGAAGAAGATGCTGAGGATGCCTGACCTTGAGAAGCAGTACCCTGCCTTCAAGCAGGTCGTCGACAACGTGTACTCCATTCCCAAGGTCAAGGCGTACGCTGATGCTGCTCCTGAAACGCCTTTCTAAATTCCTCTAGAATCTGATAAAATAAGCTTGTTATGTTTAAAGAAGATTGAATATGTACATTCTACTCGTGTAACTTTAGATCATAAGAATGTGTAAGAgttgaataaatgtttattttcaattacttgttttattttctacataTTGATATACTTCTtcgcagtcgcttcttgtaaagcactggtactcagctgaatccaattagactggaagccgaccccaacatgattgggaaaaggctcggaggatgatgatattgataTACTTAGATAACTTGGGAATTGACCAGTATAATTGTTAACCCAACGTCCCGCAGCAGGATATACCATCAAAATCATGGTTACAAATTAATGATTCAACCAAACTGAGACCCTAAGTATCAAATGAGTTGGCATGAGTTTTCAATTTTTGTAGGATACGAGAAATTACTCTTGCTGACGTTAAATTGTGAGTAACTCcgtaatacttatttttaattcaaatccGTTCGAGATCTTATCGAGCGTGACGACAGAAATTTATCTATAGGTAACCCACGCGTAGGTATTAGATTACCTTATCAAAAAAGTGACAGGTGAAGTAAAAACTTACATTAGTATGAAATGTGCCGAAATACATGGAATTTTTTATCTTGCTGCTAGGAAATTTGGTTGAGATTTGTTTGGGGCTGTGTAATTATCTTGTCTTGTGACTTCACAATCATTGAATCAGTAGGATCCTGACATACGACGCGTAAACACTCATCGGaaccaacaacaaaaataaatcgtgAGTAAATtcttaagttattaaaatatattcttacttGGTTCAGAACTGCTAATTGCAACTTTTTTGGTCGcagttttttttccaaaaatgacATTCcaacatgaaaacaaaaaatagttcaGCAAGCTGTAGCTGcattcaaaaattctttttgttagattttttatttaaatgtaattttattgtagttgTTTCATGAAATCAGCTTAATCTTTTCAAAGAAGCTTGATGCCAATTAAGTAGTTGTTTGTCTCTGTTTCACACGCTTTAATTTTGATAAGGTAGCTATGTGCATATGTACTTACCTAACAGAAAAATAACTTGCGGATCATTTCACAGCAGCTTCTAACTTATATTGTACCTTCATGATTTTCTgtatctacatatatacattCTTGTACCTACTACATAGCTTTTTTCCGCAATTTCACCCGCATCTTGAGGGAATAAATTCCCGTACTCACACTTGGTGTAACAGAACCTTGTTTCATGTTTTGATTATCTAGTTTAAGTTACCACTTAAGTACGTGAATGTTGGTTCACCTGTAATTGGCGACTGTGCAAGCCTTTAACTCCTCGCTGTTGGTGtccctttaaataaataaataaataaaaccttgaaGCTCACTAATAACGTTGCATTTTGGTACCTATTaggtgtccatttcgaccgcgcggccacctcataatttttgatgaaactttgccaggaattagtagtaatttgttacttttcactcctcttttcctgaatttgttacaaaaaaaaccaagccgctatgacaaagaacagttggccgctagaaccgccacttgccgtagtcatcgcccgtgattactcagaaactatacaatgcagatagacgaatgatacatcaaaagaaaggtcttaatttgttaaatttgttacaaaaataaaaaaaggtcaaaacgtagatatacaaaaagttatgcaatgttaagttttcaggttatgagtaggtaagtatatcaccgtaggcaccaaataaatagaggctaatgtgtatagaaaattagtctttaatttgttacagcgaaaaaagacaaaaaaatacttgaaagcaggttcaataatatgttagagtcgattttagttggccgcgcggacggcaatatgcctaaaatacaatttcgtttttctcgttattaaaagtaggttttagcttaattaaagtactagtcgatgggtaacgtaacctagtttgaataaatatagcgaatttaactgcagcattcgtattttaggagatatttacaaaaacacagtggtatgaaactgtatgagagtagggtgtccatgcattttcacatattcgaaattttcgttattcacgtcttatttttaggagagtgcatactttataaaaatcaaagtcacaaatagattaaaatttctttatttacaatcaacacaaaggcaaacaaatcaagtaataaaagacaaccagataaatataaaatcttcataaactaacataatatttataaattaactgacaCGAATATATGACACagaatgtagacatattttcttagaggtacttatttcaattttaaaagaattgtcgtcgtaacaaaaatatttattgttatttaaaaaatgacatttatagtggcctatttttgtgcctggtataaattctatagtaccaactaagaaataataattatccttaatgctaatagtaatcggcaattcagtgagtaaaactgagtctgcagctccgtttaaatcaaatgttacgatctcgcctagcttaagttcacctttcaactctgtgtcacatttttgacacattgtgttaaattgtaaataaagaaattttaatctatttgtgactttgatttttataaagtatgcactctccctaaaaaaataagacgtgaataacgaaaatttcgaatatgtgaaaatgcatggacaccctactctcatacagtttcataccactgtgtttttgtaaatatctcctaaaatacgaatgctgcagttaaattcgctatatttattcaaactaggttacgttacccatcgactagtactttaattaagctaaaacctacttttaataacgagaaaaacgaaattgtattttaggcatattgccgtccgcgcggccaactaaaatcgactctaacatattattgaacctgctttctagtatttttttgtcttttttcgctgtaacaaattaaagactaattttctatacacattagcctctattaatttggtgcctacggtgatatacttacctactcataacctgaaaacttaacattgcataactttttgtatatctacgttttgacctttttttatttttgtaacaaatttaacaaattaagacctttcttttgatgtatcattcgtctatctgcattgtatagtttctgagtaatcacgggcgatgactacggcaagtggcggttctagcggccaactgttctttgtcatagcggcttggttttttttgtaacaaattcaggaaaagaggagtgaaaagtaacaaattactactaattcctggcaaagtttcatcaaaaattatgaggtggccgcgcggtcgaaatggacacccTATTAGAATTTCAAAAGCAGTTCACTAGATACTAAAGCGAAGGAGATTAACCACTAACAGtttcttacaataaaataatattttcagaacCATGTCGAAAGTCGTGTTCTACTACTTCCCCGTGAAAGCGTTGGGTGAGCCCTCCCGTCTGTTGATGGCTTACGGAGGTCAGGAGTTCGAAGACCGACGCATTTCCAAAGGAGAGGGCTGGGATGAGTTCAAGCCGAGTGAGTATTCGGTATTCTTTaactaactagcttctgccaccggtttcaaccgcatcccgtgggaacctctgcaagaacccggataaaaaggttatctaatactgaaagaatttttcaaatcgtaagagtacttcctgagattagcgcgttcaaacaaacaaacaaactcttcagcttataTTATACATCAAttttatagattattttttttatcaaagggGTGTATCCCCTTCGTACAAACGTATCCAATGCGTAAGataattgaatttgaattatcCATGTGTAAAAATACCCcataaaatatactatttttttaagttgcCGAAAAAATCGCTgcaaaaactttgaatgaaaaaCAAGAAGTACTTTAGACAATTGGAACGCATGTAACTTTAAACTTGTCGGAGCTTTACGTAGCCAGAGGGCTGGATTATTCTTCGGATAAAGAATAAGCATTTCCATACAActtggcaatgcagccagtcttctgtcttctcggaggacagtgatgcggaagATTACTTCGACGcctaattaattttcttgtacaccgtgactttttagtcgtcttacaacggcagcccacttcatgtatccaatgactagtaaacgttcatataaaaaaaaaatatatttatattaatgagatttgaataatttaaaaataaaaattaattcattattatgatgcaTGACGTAGATTATAAGAACACCCTGTTGTGAGCGCTGCCCGAATCTTGTATCAATGGAGCGCAGCGCGTTgggaaggtacctactttctaccgtttgatactaaaacatttttttttcagtatttttctttgcacctattatcttaattaagtaaggctataaaattaataatcgtgTCTAGTGGTACTTTATGTCGGATAGATTgagtggaccacctttgtaagacgactaaaaagtcacggtgtatatattttttattcttactttAAACTACTTACAGAGACTCCATTCGGTCAGATGCCCGTGCTGGAGATGGATGGCAAGCTGTACGCTCAGAGCTACGCCATCGCGCGCTACTTCGGCACTAAGTTTGGATTGGCTGGAGACAACTTGGAGGAGGCATTGGAGATAGACCAGAACGTTTATTTGATTGAAGATCTTCGAGCTGGTAAGAatctaatttacttaaaaaaagttCTAAGACGAAAACGTGACATTATTACTAAGAATTTACTGTTCGTATGTCATTCCCTCTCCCACCAGGCTGTTAGATACCCTGGTAGATGgataaactttttaaagatGATGTATTGCTGTTGCcgcaaaaaaaatatgggtAGATACTCTCCCTAGTCTTAAGTACTCCCCTACACattcccttatatacttccccTACACACTCCCTTATATACTATCCTTAcacactcccttatgtacttaccttaCACTCTTATGTACTATCCCTACACTCTTATGTACTACCTATAGATATTAGAAATTATGAAAATCtgtcaaaaaaataatgttttggcTATTTTATAGATAATATTAGGAAATCCTCCAAATCTTACGTATTTTTTTGGCAAACAGCGTCCTATTTTATTTCGATCCTGACGTcctaaaatagaaataataattatttacagagGCTGCAGAAGTTGCGTATGAATGCAACGAGGAGATAAAGGAAAAGAAACATGCTGATCACGAGAAGACTGTGTATCCAACTATTTTAGACAAACTGAATGAAATCATCGTTAAGAACAACGGCCATATCGCACTTGGAAAAGTAAActaaacagtattttatttttccgagATATTGGCAAGCTAGTTTAATATTGCACATAATCACATGACAATGATAAAAATGACTTCAGTTCAAAACATGAATTGCTTAATGGGGTGACTGGTCATTGGTTCTACTGATTACAAACAAgatattcttttttaaagaaactttcTCGGCCACTAATACCAGTCACTCTGTACTATACATTTACTTTTTTTGGAAACCCAGACATAGGTTGAACTTGGGAACACCATCTGTGCAGTAGCAGATCTAATTCCTACTTTGCAATCATAATTTTGTAGAGGAACATTGATTTTTGCTTCCATAgcacattttatgaaaatgactCTATACTTAGGTTCCAGTGTCATTTAGATCtttaacattgttttttcttctttattaataGTTGACATGGGGTGACTTCGTCTTCGCTGGTATGCTGGACTACCTGAAGAGGATGCTGAGGATGCCTGACCTTGAGGAGAAGTACCCTGCCTTCAAGCAGGTCGTCAAAAACGTGTACTCTATTCCGAAGGTCAAGGCGTACGCTGATGCTGCTCCTGAAACAGTTTTTTAGATTATTATCATTGTATTATTAGGATTAACTATAGATTATAAGAATTGTattatgtaacaataaatatttttttcaataatttgtgttgcagctttttattttaacctgCTGTCATGTTCCTCTTACATTTTTTCTAGGGTGTCAGGACTGGACCgcatttaaaaattctttcaccattcgaaagctacgtTATccacaagtaacataggctttattttatcccggtacgggcagtagttaccacgggacgcgggtaaaaccgcgggaaaacggctagttaatcATAATTGTTGAAGCTGTAGAAGAATTTGCTTATAAAACTAATATGAGGAGGAGGTACCTAAACACGCCGATACATAACTTCAAGAGTCAATATTACCTTGTCCAAATCCTGATGACGTCATGTAGGTTAGGCACCCCTCGTCACTGTTAATATTAAATTCCCAATCCGTTGCAAATCTTATCAGTCgtgataatgaaaaaatatctacttcCGTATTTATAGAGATTTGAAGTTCAAGCCTATATTCGTTGGAAACGTCCAGTTATATTTTGACGGCATAGCCAACTAGGCTCTGTTAATATCTTGTGGCTACTACCAATTAGTACTATCGTGAGTACCTATATACCTTCTGTACCATTCATACACCAGTCTTTTAATCATGACATACTTTTGGGAACAGGGCTGGAAGAAGAACATTTTTCTAAAAAGTTGAAGATGTTCTAAATTCACTGACAGACCCTAGATACATTTTttcacgaaaataataataagtaggtaataagcCTGTTTGGAACATATAAAGAAATTCATCCCCATTTCTAAGCTTAGAAGGATTATGGCATTCTTCAATAAGTATTAGtaaatctgaaataaaaaacttgcaGAACCATGCCGAAAGCCGTGTTTTCCTACTTCCCCATGAAGGGTCTGGGTGAACCATCTCGCTTGCTGCTGGCGTATGGTGGAGTGGAGTTCGAAGACCGCCGTATTCCTCAGGGAGAAGAATGGCTGGCATTCAAACCCCGTAAGTATTGTTGTATCTCTTTGGGTTCCGTACCCGAAGGGTAAATCTATTGTttcctctgtccgtctgtcaccaggctgtatctcatgataCGTGATAGGcccgattccgactcgcacatggccggtttttttaagtCTTGAAGTGCTGTGTGTGCCCAACGAAAGTGGGTAAGATAAGAAAAGGGGAAAAATGCTTTTGTTTAAGGCCTAGTTCTATATTCTTATGGTCTGCAAGGAAGCACGCTGAAAGTGGTAGATTTGTTAATCACTATCTAGCGTAAATCCTTATAGCTTTGCTCTTTTTTACCACAAAGCATTATTTGACTGAGTCTGAGTGTTTTAGTACCCG includes the following:
- the LOC110373172 gene encoding glutathione S-transferase 2 — encoded protein: MPKVVFYYFPVKALGEASRLLLSYGGQEFEDHRVSQDDWQSFKPKTPFGQMPVLVIDGKQYAQSYAIARYLGRKYGLVGETLEDSLEIDQNVDLIDDLRAKAALVDYEPDEAVKEKKYAEYVKTIFPDLLGKLNAIIVKNNGHVALGKLTWGDFVFAGMLDYLKKMLRMPDLEKQYPAFKQVVDNVYSIPKVKAYADAAPETPF
- the LOC110373170 gene encoding glutathione S-transferase 2, translated to MSKVVFYYFPVKALGEPSRLLMAYGGQEFEDRRISKGEGWDEFKPKTPFGQMPVLEMDGKLYAQSYAIARYFGTKFGLAGDNLEEALEIDQNVYLIEDLRAEAAEVAYECNEEIKEKKHADHEKTVYPTILDKLNEIIVKNNGHIALGKLTWGDFVFAGMLDYLKRMLRMPDLEEKYPAFKQVVKNVYSIPKVKAYADAAPETVF